The following are encoded in a window of Ensifer adhaerens genomic DNA:
- a CDS encoding GntR family transcriptional regulator, translating to MVDEQENSTKTEAAYRILRTEILMARLQPGAPLRPDLLSKTYDVGRTPLREALSRLEAERLVVAISNRGFTVAPVSRKGLEDLTKARAVVEIPLLLEAMERGGSEWESAIVTAHYRLSRCKTIVEDSSDLAVDTWMERHEAFHAALLSAAQSSWLMHFRSTISDQLQRHYRFLAFAPVLRVAHGETAGYAEAMAALHKAQSIGPHTELMEAVLDRNAERARILMDEHFGYPLEVYAVEEGEAASSASRKPSTRPGTHKKSA from the coding sequence TTGGTCGACGAGCAGGAAAACAGCACAAAAACAGAGGCCGCCTACAGGATTTTGCGGACCGAGATCCTCATGGCCCGCCTGCAACCGGGGGCGCCGTTGCGGCCCGACCTTCTGAGCAAGACCTATGATGTCGGGCGGACACCTCTTCGAGAGGCACTGTCACGGCTGGAGGCCGAGCGGCTGGTAGTGGCGATCTCCAACCGCGGCTTCACCGTCGCACCCGTGTCGCGCAAGGGGCTGGAGGATCTGACGAAGGCGCGCGCGGTCGTCGAAATCCCTCTATTGCTGGAAGCCATGGAGCGCGGCGGCTCGGAATGGGAATCGGCGATCGTCACGGCGCACTACCGTCTGTCTCGCTGCAAGACGATCGTCGAGGATTCTTCCGACCTTGCCGTGGATACCTGGATGGAACGGCACGAGGCATTTCACGCCGCCCTCTTGAGCGCTGCGCAATCGAGTTGGCTGATGCACTTCCGCTCGACCATCTCCGACCAGCTCCAACGCCACTACCGGTTCCTCGCCTTCGCCCCAGTCCTGCGCGTGGCGCACGGAGAGACGGCCGGCTACGCGGAGGCCATGGCCGCGCTGCATAAGGCGCAATCAATCGGTCCGCACACCGAGCTGATGGAGGCCGTACTCGACCGCAACGCCGAACGCGCTCGGATCCTGATGGACGAGCATTTCGGCTATCCGCTCGAAGTCTACGCCGTCGAGGAAGGGGAAGCTGCGTCATCTGCATCCCGCAAACCATCAACACGCCCGGGAACTCATAAGAAATCCGCATGA
- a CDS encoding ABC transporter ATP-binding protein translates to MLEIRSARKVFYKGQPDEKIALNDLSLTLPTGNFAIVIGSNGAGKSSMLNAISGALMLDSGKILINGDDVTALPVHKRATRVARVFQDPMKGTAASMTVAENMLLAELRGKKLGLGRGLNARRLASYRERLAALNLGLENRLDTRVELLSGGQRQSLSLIMATCDQPDLLLLDEHTAALDPRTADIVMQATVRAVEAFNLTTLMVTHNMQHAVDFGHSVVMLDAGQIRLEITGAEKAEVTIPKLIGHFGMKTDRMLLAS, encoded by the coding sequence ATGCTCGAAATCCGATCTGCACGAAAGGTCTTCTACAAGGGGCAGCCCGACGAGAAGATCGCCCTCAACGATCTCAGCCTGACGCTTCCGACCGGCAACTTCGCCATCGTCATCGGATCGAACGGCGCCGGCAAGAGCAGCATGCTCAATGCCATTTCCGGCGCGCTCATGCTCGATTCAGGCAAGATCCTCATCAACGGCGACGATGTGACGGCACTGCCCGTGCACAAACGTGCGACACGGGTGGCCCGGGTCTTCCAGGATCCGATGAAAGGCACCGCCGCCTCGATGACGGTTGCGGAAAACATGCTACTTGCCGAATTGCGCGGCAAGAAACTTGGCCTTGGCCGTGGCCTCAATGCCAGGCGGCTCGCAAGCTACCGCGAACGCCTCGCTGCGCTGAACCTCGGGCTCGAAAACCGACTGGACACGCGCGTCGAACTGCTTTCAGGCGGCCAGCGGCAATCGCTTTCGCTGATCATGGCGACGTGCGACCAGCCGGATCTGCTGCTCCTCGACGAGCATACCGCAGCCCTCGATCCCCGCACGGCTGACATCGTCATGCAGGCGACGGTACGCGCGGTCGAAGCCTTCAATCTCACCACGCTGATGGTGACGCACAACATGCAGCACGCCGTCGATTTCGGCCATAGCGTGGTGATGCTCGATGCCGGCCAGATCCGGCTCGAGATCACCGGCGCGGAAAAGGCCGAGGTCACGATCCCGAAACTCATTGGTCACTTCGGCATGAAGACCGACCGGATGCTGCTCGCAAGCTGA
- a CDS encoding TRAP transporter substrate-binding protein, with product MLNRLTKMALGVALPIVLFAAAPTLAEIRDQTIKFASANNKGHPQVTGMEKFAELVNERSGGKIEVKLFPGGTLGGDVQTVSALQGGVIEMTVLNAGILANNVKQFGAVDLPFLFNSGEEADKVMDGPFGESLSKLLPDTGLVGLGYWELGFRNLTNNRHAVTKLEDIKGLKIRTIQSPIPIELFNTLGANAVPLPYTELYTALETGTVDGQENPAANILNAKFYEVQKYMTLTRHQYNPQIVLVSKKFWDGLNDEEKTVLQAAATEARDYQRKVSREADTAALEEIRKTGMEVSEFSPEETQKLRDAVKPVIEKFSAEIGADTVQLLFKEIGAARGQ from the coding sequence ATGTTGAACCGATTGACAAAAATGGCACTGGGCGTCGCCCTGCCGATCGTTTTGTTTGCAGCAGCGCCAACGCTTGCAGAGATACGCGACCAGACCATCAAGTTCGCGTCAGCCAACAACAAGGGTCACCCCCAAGTGACGGGCATGGAGAAGTTCGCCGAGCTCGTGAATGAAAGGAGTGGCGGCAAGATCGAGGTGAAGCTGTTCCCCGGCGGCACGCTTGGTGGTGACGTGCAGACCGTCTCTGCTCTCCAGGGCGGCGTTATCGAGATGACCGTGTTGAACGCCGGTATTCTTGCCAACAACGTCAAGCAATTCGGTGCCGTCGACCTTCCTTTCCTCTTCAATAGTGGCGAGGAGGCGGACAAGGTGATGGATGGCCCCTTTGGCGAGAGCCTCAGCAAGCTTTTGCCCGATACCGGCCTAGTCGGACTTGGATACTGGGAACTCGGCTTCCGCAATCTCACAAACAATCGCCATGCAGTGACCAAGCTTGAAGACATCAAGGGCCTTAAGATCCGCACGATCCAGTCCCCGATCCCGATCGAGCTCTTCAACACGCTCGGGGCCAACGCCGTGCCGCTGCCCTACACCGAACTCTATACAGCGCTCGAGACCGGAACGGTCGATGGCCAGGAAAACCCCGCCGCAAACATCCTGAACGCCAAGTTCTACGAAGTGCAGAAATACATGACGCTGACCCGTCACCAGTACAATCCGCAGATCGTGCTCGTCAGCAAGAAGTTCTGGGACGGCCTGAACGACGAGGAAAAGACCGTCCTGCAGGCGGCCGCGACCGAGGCCCGCGACTATCAGCGCAAGGTCTCGCGCGAGGCGGATACCGCAGCCCTTGAGGAAATCCGCAAGACAGGCATGGAGGTCAGCGAATTCAGTCCCGAGGAGACGCAGAAGCTGCGCGACGCCGTCAAGCCGGTGATCGAGAAGTTTAGCGCCGAGATCGGCGCTGACACCGTGCAGTTGTTGTTCAAGGAGATAGGTGCCGCGCGGGGCCAGTAA
- a CDS encoding ABC transporter permease: METVSMIFSNFITLVPVTLAQSLILSFIVLGIMLPFRTLNFPDLTSEGAFPLGGCVCALSLAGGAPGWLAILVAMAAGFLAGSCTAFVHLRFRIHTLLAGILMMTMLYSINLRLMGKSNLSVYGTPTIFDGVPFAEPGFPVAKIVVAGLLGIAVYCLLNLYFRTERGTAMRAVGSNPDMAEAQGISIWAFTIGGVGLAGAFSATSGALMVQSQGFADVNMGIGTLINGLAALMIGEAIVGKQTIRRQLAAPFVGAIVYYQLVSLCLAAGMPPTDLKLATGLFVLAMLALPTLKRARGPMPARETVRE; the protein is encoded by the coding sequence ATGGAAACGGTTTCTATGATATTTTCGAACTTCATCACGCTCGTCCCGGTCACGCTGGCGCAGAGCCTCATCCTTTCCTTCATCGTTCTCGGCATCATGCTGCCGTTCCGCACACTGAATTTTCCGGACCTGACGAGCGAGGGCGCATTCCCGCTCGGCGGCTGCGTCTGCGCGCTGTCGCTCGCCGGTGGCGCACCCGGTTGGCTGGCGATCCTCGTTGCGATGGCCGCAGGCTTCCTGGCGGGTAGCTGCACGGCCTTCGTGCATCTGCGCTTCCGCATCCACACGCTGCTTGCCGGCATTCTGATGATGACGATGCTCTACTCGATCAATCTGCGGCTGATGGGCAAGTCCAACCTCTCGGTGTACGGCACGCCAACCATTTTCGATGGCGTACCCTTTGCCGAGCCGGGTTTCCCGGTCGCGAAGATCGTCGTTGCAGGACTGCTCGGCATTGCCGTCTATTGCCTTTTGAACCTCTATTTCCGGACCGAACGCGGAACGGCCATGCGCGCCGTCGGCTCCAACCCGGATATGGCGGAAGCGCAGGGGATCAGCATCTGGGCCTTCACCATCGGTGGGGTCGGTCTAGCCGGTGCCTTCTCGGCCACCAGCGGCGCGCTCATGGTGCAGTCGCAGGGGTTTGCGGACGTCAACATGGGCATCGGTACGCTGATCAACGGCCTTGCGGCGCTGATGATCGGCGAAGCCATTGTCGGCAAGCAGACGATCCGGCGCCAGCTTGCGGCACCCTTCGTCGGAGCCATCGTCTACTACCAGCTTGTCTCGCTCTGCCTTGCCGCCGGCATGCCGCCGACCGACCTGAAACTTGCCACCGGCCTCTTCGTGCTCGCCATGCTGGCGCTCCCAACCCTCAAGCGCGCCCGCGGCCCCATGCCGGCCCGCGAAACCGTCCGTGAATAG
- the kynU gene encoding kynureninase, with product MNIDIHAVEALDRDDPLAAFKKRFDLPEGVIYLDGNSLGAALFASYAEIEKAAKLEWGRDLIRSWNTAGWFALPLTLGDRVGRLIGAAPGQTAVTDHTSANVYKALHAALGLNAERKVIVAESESFPTDLYMAEGVIATRPGTVLRLEGVDGPRIEDVIDESVAVVLVNHVNYKTGALRDMAALTKRAHDVGALVVWDLCHSAGALPVELDRCNVDFAVGCTYKYLNGGPGAPAFIYVARRHQEKASQPLSGWWGHARPFAFERNYDGGAGILRFLSGTQPILSLRTLSAALDLWDEVDMTAIRRKSIALTDLFIKLVEARCGAHGLKLVGPRDGTVRGSQVSFEHEGAYEIMQALIERGVIGDFRAPATIRFGFTPLYTNFKDVWNAVDVLHDVMETGAWRDARFAVRSAVT from the coding sequence ATGAACATCGATATCCATGCTGTCGAGGCGCTCGACCGCGACGACCCGCTCGCGGCCTTCAAGAAGCGCTTTGATTTGCCCGAAGGCGTCATCTATCTCGACGGCAATTCGCTCGGCGCGGCGCTCTTTGCCTCCTATGCCGAAATCGAGAAGGCCGCGAAACTCGAATGGGGCCGCGACCTCATTCGCAGCTGGAACACGGCTGGCTGGTTCGCCCTGCCGCTGACGCTCGGCGACCGCGTCGGCCGCCTCATTGGCGCAGCACCCGGCCAGACGGCCGTGACCGACCACACCTCGGCCAATGTCTACAAGGCGCTGCACGCCGCACTCGGCCTCAATGCGGAGCGCAAGGTCATTGTCGCGGAAAGCGAGAGCTTCCCGACCGATCTTTACATGGCTGAGGGCGTGATTGCGACGCGGCCCGGTACCGTCCTGCGGCTTGAGGGCGTCGATGGCCCGCGGATCGAAGACGTGATCGACGAGAGCGTCGCCGTGGTGCTCGTCAATCACGTCAACTACAAGACCGGCGCTCTGCGCGATATGGCGGCGCTGACCAAGCGCGCGCACGATGTGGGTGCGCTCGTCGTCTGGGATCTCTGCCATTCGGCCGGTGCGCTGCCGGTGGAACTCGATCGCTGCAACGTCGATTTCGCCGTCGGTTGCACCTACAAGTATCTGAATGGTGGCCCCGGTGCGCCAGCCTTTATCTATGTTGCCAGGCGCCATCAGGAAAAGGCCAGCCAACCGCTCAGTGGCTGGTGGGGCCACGCCCGTCCATTCGCTTTCGAGCGCAATTACGACGGCGGCGCGGGCATCTTGCGCTTCCTCTCCGGCACGCAGCCAATCTTGTCGCTGCGCACGCTTTCGGCCGCGCTCGATCTTTGGGATGAAGTGGACATGACGGCCATCCGCCGGAAGAGCATCGCACTCACCGACCTCTTCATAAAGCTCGTCGAAGCGCGTTGCGGCGCGCATGGCCTGAAGCTGGTCGGTCCAAGGGACGGCACGGTGCGCGGCAGCCAGGTCTCCTTCGAGCACGAGGGGGCCTATGAAATCATGCAGGCTCTGATCGAGCGGGGCGTCATCGGTGACTTCCGCGCCCCGGCCACCATCCGTTTCGGTTTCACACCGCTCTATACGAATTTTAAGGATGTGTGGAACGCCGTGGACGTGCTGCATGACGTGATGGAGACTGGCGCTTGGCGCGACGCCCGCTTTGCTGTCCGTAGCGCCGTGACCTGA
- a CDS encoding bifunctional sugar phosphate isomerase/epimerase/4-hydroxyphenylpyruvate dioxygenase family protein, whose translation MKTSIATVSLSGDLKDKLRAIAKAGFAGVEIFENDFLAFDESPRQVGRMVRDFGLEISLFQPFRDFEGMPEPLRARTFDRAERKFDLMEELGTDLVLVCSNVSPAAVGGIDRAAADFSELGERAAKRGLRVGYEALAWGRHISDHRDAWEIVRRVDHPSIGLILDSFHTLSRKIEINSIRSIPKEKIFIVQLADAPLIDMDLLYWSRHFRNMPGEGDLPVTDFTRAVAATGYDGYLSLEIFNDQFRGGNANAIAVDGYRSLIYLGDQVRRAEPDTRLPVPIMPPRADVRGVAFVEFSASEEEASELEALLISIGFTKTAQHRTKQVVVYRQGAINLVVNTEREGFASASYLVHGTSAYAFGLMVDDAAATVERARVLGAEPFEQPVGPGELVVPAIHGVGGGLIYFLDDKSELSKIWEIEFEPVRDGGSVIAAGLCSIDHIAQTVKYEEMLTWLLFYTSLLDAHKTPMIDIVDPAGIVRSQVVENDAGTLRLTLNGAENRNTLAGRFIAETFGSGVQHLAFATNDIFSTAQALRANGFKALPISPNYYDDVEARFGLDVQLVERLKSENILYDRDEDGEYYQLYSPTFGEGFFFEIVERRGYRGYGAANAIFRIAALRKYLRPEGLPKG comes from the coding sequence ATGAAGACCTCGATAGCAACGGTTTCGCTCAGCGGCGACCTCAAGGACAAGCTGCGTGCCATCGCCAAGGCGGGCTTTGCCGGTGTCGAAATCTTCGAGAACGATTTCCTCGCCTTTGACGAGAGCCCGCGTCAGGTCGGCCGCATGGTGCGAGATTTCGGTTTGGAGATCAGTCTGTTCCAGCCGTTCCGGGATTTTGAGGGCATGCCGGAGCCGTTGAGAGCCCGAACGTTCGACCGTGCCGAGCGCAAGTTCGACTTGATGGAGGAGCTTGGCACGGACCTCGTCCTTGTCTGTTCCAATGTCTCGCCGGCTGCCGTTGGTGGCATTGACAGGGCGGCCGCGGACTTTAGCGAACTCGGCGAAAGGGCCGCAAAGCGGGGCTTGCGCGTCGGTTACGAAGCGCTCGCCTGGGGACGTCATATCAGCGATCATCGAGACGCCTGGGAAATCGTCCGACGCGTCGATCACCCGAGTATCGGGCTGATTCTCGACAGCTTTCATACGCTGTCGCGCAAGATCGAGATCAACTCGATCCGCTCCATCCCGAAGGAGAAGATCTTCATAGTCCAGTTGGCCGACGCCCCGCTGATCGACATGGATCTGCTGTATTGGAGCCGGCACTTCCGCAATATGCCGGGCGAGGGCGATCTCCCAGTGACAGACTTTACCCGCGCGGTGGCGGCAACTGGATATGACGGCTATCTATCGCTCGAAATCTTCAACGACCAATTTCGTGGAGGCAATGCCAATGCGATCGCTGTCGACGGATATCGCTCGCTGATCTATCTCGGGGATCAGGTTAGGCGCGCCGAACCGGATACTCGTTTGCCGGTCCCCATAATGCCCCCCCGCGCCGACGTGAGAGGTGTAGCGTTCGTGGAGTTCAGTGCCTCGGAAGAGGAAGCAAGCGAACTCGAAGCGTTGCTCATTTCAATCGGATTCACGAAAACAGCACAGCATCGGACGAAACAAGTGGTGGTTTATCGCCAGGGCGCCATCAACTTGGTGGTCAACACCGAGCGCGAAGGCTTTGCCAGCGCTTCCTATCTCGTTCACGGCACGTCCGCCTATGCCTTCGGCCTCATGGTGGATGATGCTGCGGCGACGGTAGAAAGGGCACGGGTGCTTGGGGCAGAACCATTCGAGCAGCCGGTTGGTCCAGGCGAGCTCGTGGTTCCGGCGATCCACGGAGTGGGCGGAGGGCTCATCTATTTTCTGGACGACAAATCCGAGCTCTCCAAGATCTGGGAGATCGAGTTTGAGCCAGTGCGCGACGGCGGCTCTGTCATCGCGGCCGGATTATGCTCCATCGATCACATCGCTCAGACCGTAAAATATGAGGAAATGCTAACCTGGCTGCTCTTCTACACATCGCTACTCGATGCTCATAAGACGCCGATGATCGACATCGTCGATCCAGCAGGCATCGTTCGCAGCCAGGTCGTGGAAAATGACGCCGGCACGTTGCGCCTGACACTGAACGGCGCGGAAAATCGCAACACGCTGGCCGGCCGGTTCATCGCCGAAACCTTCGGTTCCGGCGTCCAGCATCTGGCCTTTGCCACCAATGACATTTTTTCGACTGCGCAGGCATTGCGCGCCAATGGTTTCAAGGCGCTACCGATTTCGCCGAACTACTACGATGACGTTGAAGCGCGCTTCGGTCTCGACGTTCAACTCGTCGAAAGGCTGAAGTCCGAAAACATCCTCTATGACCGCGACGAGGACGGCGAGTATTACCAGCTCTACAGCCCGACCTTTGGCGAAGGTTTCTTCTTCGAGATCGTCGAAAGACGGGGCTATCGCGGCTACGGAGCCGCCAACGCGATTTTTCGCATTGCAGCGCTACGAAAGTACCTGAGGCCAGAGGGGCTGCCAAAAGGCTGA
- a CDS encoding shikimate dehydrogenase: MSETLVRPLKAGLIGAGIQASLTPAMHMAEGAAQGLRYAYELIDLSEIGATENDLPRLLADAERQGFAGLNITHPCKQSVIAHLDELSPDAHRLGAVNTVVLTGGRRYGHNTDWWGFAEGFRRGLPDADLSSGVQLGAGGAGVATAYAALSFGLKRLIVFDREPERARLLAAMLTALFPEADITAGTDLSVAMRSASGLIHATPTGMANHPGMPLDAELLDPRHWVAEIVYFPLETPLLSEARRRGCRTLDGGGMAVFQAVGAFRLFTGLEPDTTRMLAHFKAMTG; encoded by the coding sequence ATGTCCGAAACGCTTGTAAGACCCTTGAAGGCGGGCCTGATCGGTGCAGGCATCCAGGCCTCGTTGACGCCCGCCATGCACATGGCCGAAGGTGCAGCTCAGGGACTCCGCTATGCTTATGAGCTTATCGATCTTTCCGAAATTGGTGCGACGGAAAATGATCTGCCGCGGCTGCTCGCCGACGCTGAGAGGCAGGGGTTTGCCGGCCTCAACATAACCCATCCGTGCAAGCAGTCGGTCATTGCCCATCTCGATGAACTCTCGCCAGACGCACACAGGCTCGGTGCCGTCAACACGGTCGTGCTCACAGGAGGGCGACGATATGGCCACAACACCGATTGGTGGGGCTTTGCGGAAGGCTTCAGGCGCGGATTGCCCGATGCAGATCTTTCCTCGGGCGTGCAACTGGGAGCAGGAGGTGCGGGCGTCGCAACAGCCTATGCCGCGCTTTCGTTTGGCCTGAAGCGTCTCATCGTTTTCGATCGCGAGCCGGAACGGGCGCGATTGCTTGCCGCGATGCTGACCGCCTTGTTTCCAGAAGCCGACATCACCGCCGGTACGGACCTTTCTGTTGCGATGCGATCGGCATCCGGGTTGATTCACGCCACGCCGACCGGCATGGCGAACCATCCCGGGATGCCGCTTGACGCCGAACTTCTCGATCCGCGGCACTGGGTCGCCGAGATCGTCTATTTCCCGCTCGAAACGCCGCTGCTTTCAGAAGCGAGGCGACGCGGATGCCGCACGCTCGACGGTGGAGGAATGGCGGTATTCCAGGCAGTTGGCGCTTTTCGCCTGTTTACAGGTCTTGAGCCCGACACAACGCGGATGCTTGCCCATTTCAAGGCAATGACCGGCTGA
- a CDS encoding ABC transporter substrate-binding protein, giving the protein MATTKSKLITGLMAAGLVLAGIGSAAADPIRIGIANFGEHPPLNAAIAGFKAALAENGFVEGKDVVYTESHTNFDASLVPQMIAKLQAEQPKLVYTVTTPVSQIAKKALAGSGIPVIFTAVTDPVAAKLVPSRESGDDGITGATDSQDMAAVLDFTRKLLPNAKRVGLPYNPGEANDVALLEAVRKIAPEQGFEVVEVGVDNLNDIQQRITSLSGKVDVIYGPTSNMIQPAIAAVASAARQAGIPVVNAVDTAVQEGFVPASFAVNYEQVGKNAGKIAAEVLKGKDPKSIAPVFPAYEDHQALISKKAMAAFGVEIPASLADCNCIVE; this is encoded by the coding sequence ATGGCGACGACAAAATCGAAACTCATCACAGGCCTGATGGCGGCGGGCCTGGTGCTTGCCGGCATCGGTTCGGCGGCTGCCGATCCGATCCGCATCGGCATCGCCAATTTCGGCGAACACCCACCGCTCAACGCCGCCATCGCCGGCTTCAAGGCGGCGCTCGCCGAAAACGGCTTCGTCGAGGGCAAGGACGTCGTCTACACGGAGAGCCACACCAATTTCGACGCCTCGCTGGTGCCGCAGATGATCGCCAAGCTGCAGGCCGAACAGCCAAAGCTCGTATACACCGTCACCACCCCGGTTTCGCAGATCGCCAAGAAGGCGCTCGCAGGCTCCGGCATCCCGGTGATCTTCACGGCCGTGACCGATCCGGTCGCGGCCAAGCTCGTGCCTTCCCGCGAAAGCGGTGATGACGGCATCACCGGTGCGACCGACAGCCAGGACATGGCGGCGGTGCTCGACTTCACCAGGAAGCTCCTGCCGAACGCCAAGCGGGTCGGTCTGCCTTACAATCCGGGCGAGGCCAACGACGTCGCGCTGCTCGAAGCTGTGCGCAAAATTGCGCCTGAGCAGGGCTTTGAAGTCGTCGAAGTCGGCGTCGACAACCTCAACGACATCCAGCAGCGCATCACCTCGCTCTCCGGTAAGGTCGACGTCATCTATGGCCCGACCTCCAACATGATCCAGCCGGCGATCGCGGCGGTCGCGTCGGCCGCGCGCCAGGCGGGCATCCCGGTCGTCAATGCCGTCGATACTGCCGTACAGGAGGGTTTCGTGCCGGCAAGCTTTGCCGTCAACTACGAGCAGGTCGGCAAGAATGCCGGCAAGATTGCGGCTGAAGTCTTGAAGGGCAAGGACCCGAAGTCCATTGCTCCTGTTTTCCCTGCCTATGAGGACCACCAGGCACTGATCTCGAAGAAGGCGATGGCCGCCTTCGGCGTCGAGATCCCGGCTTCGCTCGCCGACTGCAACTGCATCGTCGAGTAA
- a CDS encoding porin, producing the protein MYKPTSATALLLLKGAAAALCLMAATQAATAADAEPVESVRVCDAYGNGFFYVPGTETCLKISGYLRHEVAAGDDVYWGGSLDGLPGKARATLRFDARNETEFGTLRSYLETRFEHKASGERIYISEALIELAGFSVGIADSLFANWTWGAGNVIYDDVIYYSGDRTMQASYTHDFGNGFSAMVGAEEGNGSWELEVVDASGVASREWFDLRADSIPHLLGGVKYEADRMTLFGMAAYDTRYDAWAFKARVNLDVTDTLSLFVMAAYQSDPSRPNYYGSWYGDWAMWGGASVKVSEKATINSQIDFEEDGTWNAALNVAYEIAPGFKITPELDYTAFRGFRGHEDAFGGVVRFQRNF; encoded by the coding sequence ATGTACAAACCAACCAGTGCTACGGCACTTCTCCTCCTGAAAGGTGCCGCAGCGGCGCTCTGCCTGATGGCCGCCACCCAAGCGGCAACGGCTGCAGACGCGGAACCGGTCGAATCTGTCCGCGTCTGCGATGCCTATGGCAACGGTTTCTTCTATGTTCCGGGCACCGAAACCTGCCTGAAGATCAGCGGCTACCTGCGCCACGAGGTTGCGGCCGGCGACGATGTCTACTGGGGCGGCTCGCTCGATGGCTTGCCCGGCAAGGCGCGGGCGACACTACGCTTCGACGCTCGCAATGAAACCGAATTCGGTACGCTGCGCTCCTATCTGGAGACGCGCTTCGAGCACAAGGCATCGGGCGAGCGCATCTACATTTCGGAAGCGCTTATCGAGCTTGCCGGCTTCTCGGTCGGCATCGCCGATTCGCTCTTTGCCAACTGGACCTGGGGTGCCGGCAACGTCATCTACGACGACGTCATTTACTACTCGGGCGACCGTACGATGCAGGCGAGCTATACCCACGACTTCGGCAACGGCTTTTCCGCCATGGTGGGCGCAGAGGAAGGCAATGGCTCCTGGGAACTGGAGGTGGTCGACGCGTCCGGCGTGGCAAGCCGCGAGTGGTTTGACCTCCGGGCCGACAGCATTCCCCACCTCCTCGGCGGGGTGAAATACGAAGCGGACCGGATGACGCTTTTTGGCATGGCGGCCTATGACACGCGCTATGATGCCTGGGCCTTCAAGGCGCGCGTCAACCTCGACGTCACCGACACGCTCTCATTGTTCGTCATGGCTGCCTACCAGTCCGACCCGAGCCGGCCGAACTACTACGGCAGCTGGTACGGCGACTGGGCAATGTGGGGCGGTGCTTCCGTGAAGGTCAGCGAAAAGGCAACCATCAACAGCCAGATCGACTTCGAGGAGGATGGCACCTGGAACGCAGCCCTCAATGTTGCCTATGAGATCGCGCCGGGCTTCAAGATCACGCCGGAGCTCGACTACACCGCTTTTCGCGGGTTTCGCGGACACGAGGACGCCTTCGGTGGTGTCGTGCGCTTCCAAAGAAACTTTTAA